DNA from Hyalangium minutum:
CGCGGCGCATCACCTCCACCTCTTCGGGGAGCTTGATGCTGAGCCACTCGGTGACGAGCTCTTCGGAGGAGACGAGCCGCTGGCGCAGCGCGGCGGGCAGCGCGGCGGTGAGACGCTTGAGCTGCGAGGAGGACAGCCCATCCGCCACGGACATGTTCTCGGAGAAGTTGAGTGCGATGCGGCGCGGCTTCGCGCGGCCGAGGTGCTCGGCCATCTGGGCGAAGAGGTCCGTGCCGCGAGGCAGGGAGACCACCTCATCATGGAGGCCCACATCGCGCAGGGCCTTGGCCTCGCCTTCGGGAGAGAGGGCCACGGAGCGAAGCTGCTCGCCCTGGCGCAGGAAGAGGAAGGCGGCCGGGGCGCTCGCGTTCTCGCCGCCCACGTGGACGGCCAGCGGGTCATTGGCGTTCTCGCGGCACACCACCACCCACGCGTCCACGTTGGCGCGCGTCATGGCGGAGGGCAGCAGCTGGCGGACCCGGTGCTTGCGGACTTCTGCCCAGGAGGGGGCAGGCACGGCGGGGGTCTCCGCTGCTTCCGCGAGGGGAGGGAGGAGGGTGAAGAGGAGGAGGAGCGCGGAGAGGAGGACTCGCATGGGGGCTCTTCAAAGCAGAGGGGGCCCCAGGGGTCACACGCTTTCTCTCCACAGGTGAGCAGTGGGTGGCTCCTCGGCGCGAGGTTCCAGGCCGAGGAGCATCTCCCATGCGCTCACGGACGGTGGCCTACTTGGCGACGCCCGCCATGACGGGGCGCATCTGGAAGGACTTGAGGTCGAACTGCGTGCCCGGCTTGCTGTGGCGGGTGATGTCCTGCTGGGCGCGGTTCTGGCTGAGGTCCGTCACCTTGTCGTTCAGGGCGCCGGGGAGGTCGCGCCGGCCCGCGATGCGCGCCTGATCGCCGAGCAGGTTCCCGGCCTCGGAGTGGGTGATGGTGCCGCGGGCGCGGCCGTTGGCGATCTGGTCGATCTGGCCGGCCTGGCGCTGCGCGGTCTTGTCGAAGGCGGCGAAGACGTCGCGGCTGGAGTTGCCCTTGGCGCTGTCGATGTTCTGGCCGGCGCGGGCCTGCTCCAGGCCCAGCTTGAGCTTCTCTCCGAGCGACAGCTGGCCGTCCGCGAGGGCCGTCTTCTGGCTGTTGGCGAGCTTCTGCTGCTCGGCCAGCAAGCCCTGGGCCTCCTTCCCGGTGATGGAGCCGCTGCGCACGCCGCTGGCGATGTCATTGAGCTGGCTGCCCTGGGTGGTGCGCTGCTGGGCGCCCTGGGACTGCAGCAGCGGGCGCGGAGAGAAGGTGTCCATGAGGGGCCCAGGCCCCAGCTTCTTGCTGATGTCGGGGGGCAAGGTCGAGGGGCTCTGCGGGGCAAGCGGCTTGGTGAAGTTCTGGAGGTCAGAGATCCGGGAGGTGTTCTGGGGGGCGACAGGAGCGAGGCGCATGGGGGAGTCCTTGTGAAGGGCGGCCGGGGTTGGCCAGTCCGTGTGCAGGACCCCTATTGCACCCCGCATGCCATGAAATGGAGGAGAGCTGCCGACATGGGAGTCCCTGTGGTTTCAGGGACTTGGGACACGGGGGCTCTGGCGATGGGGAGCGGGCTGGTGAGTGCAGCCACCAAGCCGGAGCACTGACGCGAGTCACCAGTGGTGACTGGAGTCTCAGGCGGCGCGAGCACCTATTTTTTGCGCTGCGGGTAGATCGTCTCGCCGCGCTTGAGCATGGCGACCAGGGTCTCGATCTTCTTCTTCCGCCCGGCTTCGGTCTTCATCGTGTGGGTCCGGAAGGCGGGGGCGAAACGGTTCTGCGCGCTGAGCTTCTCGAACATCGCCCTCGCCTTGGGCTCGGCAGCGATCGCGGCCTGAAGCTCGTCGGGGATCCTCATGTCCTTGCCGCTCTTGGAGGCGCGATCCCAGCGGCCGTCGGCCTTATCAGCGTTGGGACACTCGGCATCACTCCCCCCGTTCCATGCCCTTACCCTTCTGATGCGCCGGCGCGTCGGCAGCGGCTCGAAACGGGTTGCACGCCCGGAACTTCTCGCAAGAGGATGCGCGCCCGGGCCGCCCATTAGCCACGGCCTTGGAGACACACATGGTTCGCTGGATTCAGGGAGCACTGGTCGGAGTCATTGCGGTGGTGAGCTGTACCGTGATGGGTGGATGCGCCGCCATGCGCGACCAGGGGACAAACGAGCGAATTGCCCGCATGGTGAGCGAGTACGACGAGGGCATGTCCGCCGCCGAGAGAGTCTCGCCCGACTCGCCCGACGCAGCCGCAAACATCCGAGTGCCCTACCAGCAAGTCCGCCACTGCCGGGAGGACCACCCGAGCGAGGTCCGGGACTATCCGGAGGTCGAGGTGCAGACCTCCCGCGGCACCAAGACCATCAGACAGATGGCCGATGAGTGTGCAGAGATGGAGAAGAAGATTCGCGCCCAGCGCTATCGCGGCTGTGGCGAGAGGCGCATCTACCTGACGAGCAATGTGGATGGGACGGGTGCCTGGACGCGTCCGATTCTCCAGGCGCAGGATGACGACTACATTCCGAAGCCGTGCGACAAGATGGAGGAGGCGTCCCCGCCTCCGCCCAGCAAGGATTTCGAATCGGCGCACGCTGGCATCCAAGGCATCTGCGGCCCGACCGCGCGCATCTATTACCAGAAGGAGTGGCAGCACCGGACGAATGCCCTGGGCGTGGCGGTGCAGCGCCAAGCGAGCGCCACCTGCCGGGTGATCGACGAGACGCGTCCGAAGTGGTGGATGGAGAGCTTCTAGCCCTCAGCGCGAAGCGGCGCTCGCCGAGTTCGCCGGGGCCAGCTCCAGACTCCAGGGGCCCGGTCCCCGAGGCTCAAAGACCGTCTCCGGCGTCCCCGCGTCCGGAGTCTCCGCCGGGACATGCTCCGCCGCGCTCTCAAGGGTTCTGCACAGCGCCTCAAAGTCGAAATCTTCAGGTCGTGTCGGCACGAGCCCACTCCTCGCCAGCTGAAATGAGCCTACGTCTAGGGTAGGCTCCGCGGAGCCCCCCATGGATCGAACTTTGGCGCCCTCTCTGCACCCGGCATTGCTTCCCCCTGGCACCGTGCTGGGGACTTGGCGCGTGGAGCGCTGGGCCGGCCGAGGGATGTACGGCACGGTCTATCAGGCAGTGCCCGTGGGCGCGGAGCCAGCGGCTCCCGTTGCGCTCAAGGTGGCTTTTCTGCAGGGAGACCCGCGTTTCGCACGGGAGGTAGAGCTGCTCTCGCGCATGAGCCACCTGCATGTCCCGCGCTTGGTAGGGCATGGAGAGTGGCAGGCCCCCGATGGCGCCCGTTACCCGTTCATCGCGATGGAGTGGATAGAGGGAGTGCCGCTGTACGACTGGGCGCGGTTGCACCCTGTGTCCTGTCATCACGTGCGGCACTGGCTGATCCAGCTCGCGCGGGCCCTTGCTTCTCTCCATGCGCAAGGCGGTTTCCATCGCGACGTGAAGGGGGGAAATGTGCTGGTGCGGCGTGCGGACGGCAGCGCCGTGCTCACCGACTTCGGTACAGGCATCTACGCGGGTGCCACCACCCTGACTCCCCCGAACTTCTACCCGGGCACTCCGGCTTACCAAGCTCCAGAGAGCGTGTTGTTCGAGCGGCAGTTCAGCGAGGACTTCACGGCCCGTTACCAAGCCAGTCCAGCGGATGACCTCTATGCGTTGGGGGTCACCGCCTGCCGGTTGCTCACGGGGGAATACCCGGAGATGGGTGAGTTCACCCGGGATGAGCACGGCACGTGGCATCTGGGGGCCGTGCGGCTACCTCCTGCGCTCTTGAAAGGCCCTCGCGTGGAACCGCGGCTGCGCGCCGTGGTGCTGCGGCTGCTCTCGGTCCACCCCGAGCAGCGTGGCACCGCCGAGGAGTTGGCGGAGGCCCTGGAGCGGCAGGACGCCTTTGTCGAAGTGCGCGCGGGTCACGTCCTGTCCCGAGCAACCGTGCGGCACTGGCTCCCAGGGGCAGCAGCGGGCTTGCTGCTCGCTCTGGGCGCTCAATGGATGGCTGCGGAGAGAGCCTCGAAGGAGCACCCCGTCGCTCAGGGCATCACTTCAGAGGTGAGCTCATCGGAGACAGGGCCAGCAAGGCTCGCAGAGGCCGCTGTGTCTGAGTCCCTGGAACCTGCACCTCCTGACTCCACTCGAGGCGGAGTGACCGACGATCTCCTGCCCGAGCCGTTGCCAGGACAGACGCGGCCCGACGAGAAGGGGCGCTGTCCTCGCAAGGGGCAGGTTGCCCTCAACAAGGGGTGCTGGGCAGCGAATGCGGTGGATCGCGAAGGGTGCGAGGAGCTGGACGGGCAGATGTTCAAGGGCACCTGCTACGTGCCCTTCATGCCTCGCGGGCGCCGCCCCAACAACAGCTCCATGGATAAGCGGTGAGGATTCTCTTCACTCCGCGCGTTGGCTGGCGCCGTCATGCAGTTTACCGCACGGTAAACTGCGCGGTCTGAGCATCACCCAAGCGCTCTAGAGCTTCCTACAGTGCGAGCAAGCGCCCGCTGACTCTCAGACTCCCACTTCTTGTGGAGCGTTCCTGGGAAGCTTTTCCTCGGAGGGCGTTTCAGCCTGCTTCGGTGGGTGAGTATCCAGCGCCTCAAGGCCGCGGGCCTGCCGCATCCATTGCGGCCAATTACGAATCTCCGCCTTCACGTCCTCTATCTGCGCTTTGAGCCAGCCCGGTTTGCTCACTGGAGCTCTCCTCACGTGATTGCACCGCGCCCCTGAATTTAAGGCCAATGGCCTCCACAATGGAGGCGAATCGAAAGAGATATTCGGCCTCCATAGCCCAGTACACAGTGTAGTTTCCTGGATGTTTCGGGACCACCTTGGTCGGTACCCAGGGGAGCACACTGCCGTCTTTGGCCTTCCGGTCCCCCTTGAGCTCGAAGAATTCCGTGTACTTCCTGGGGGCAATCCCCACGAATGGCGAAAAGATGACCTTGCCAGTGGAGCTCCCTTCGGACCCCTCTAAGGTGATGGAGTCCGAGTAGAGGTCAGCCGCGAGGCTCTTGGGATAAGGGTCGATGTAGACGACCCGCGAGATGCCCGCCGCGATGATATGCCGCGCACATTCGTGACATGGGAACGTCGTGACGTACATCACGCTGCCTTGTACGGATACGCCGCGTCGAGCTGCCTCCATGAGCGCCGCCATCTCTGCGTGGACGGGACGCATGAACTCGATGATGTTCATCACCCTGGAGTCGCGCCAGGGACCCGGTGCGACCTCGTCCTTCTTGAGAACCCGCTCTCGCAGTTCCTGGACATCCAGCTCGCGGTATGTGTCTGCCAGCCACTTCTCTTTCTGCAAGAGCCGGAGGAGTTCGGAGATGAGGTCATGCTTGTGCCGGTCGCTGGTGTCCTCGCCCCCCACAAAGTCACGTCCATCCGGCTCGTCGTCCTCCCAGTACAAGCCTCCACCCGCTTTGGGCACCTCATTGGTACCTACCGCGAGGAGTTCTCCCGAGCGAGAGGTGATGGCAGAACCGACTTGCCGGCCCAATGCCGCGGAGCGCATGGCGGCGGCCTTCGCGAAGAAGATGCCCCATTCACTTCGTGTTGGCGTGTGGAAGGGGTGACCGAAGACAAGGCGTACGAAGCGCTTGATACTGCGCTCCATCTCCTTGGGGTTTGTCGCGTCGATGAAGACATCTGCCTCGGGAAAAGCCCGTTGGACGTCTTGGCCCATAGGCTCGTCCAGGTCTCGCTCATCGGTGCGTACGAGAGCCTCGGCTTCGCTGCGAAACTCCATCGAAAGCCATAAACCCCGGCTCTCGGAGATGCTCCTGGAGAGCTTATCGACACGTTTGTCTCGCGGGGCATAGGCGGACAGGAGGAAGAAGGCGGGGCCGTAGATCTTTCTGAGCGACTCCACTTCTTCCCGTCGCTTGAGCGAGTGCAGGATGAACGCACGCCGCGTGTTGCGGCGATCGGCCCTGATCATGTTGTCTCGTTCCTGCCGGATGGCGCTCAGGGCCAGCCACGCCATGGCATCCGCACACTTCATCTTCCGGCGCAGCTCCGTCCCAGCCTGCATGTGTTCTTTGTAGTAGCGGAGCTTGTCTCCACTCAGGCTCAGCGGGCTATCGAGCCCCTCGATCTCGTGCAGCAACGACGAGAGGCGGATGGTCCGCGCCTCGTAGTTCGCCTCAGCCATCAGCGCAGTAGAGAGCGCCTTGGCGACGGCAGCCAAGTCTGTCCCGATGGCGCCCACGAGGGCAATGACGAGCTCAGGATCGGAACTCGCGGCTCGCCGGTTGAGTTCGTCCTTGTCCGCCTGGCTCTGCGAATCTTCATGACC
Protein-coding regions in this window:
- a CDS encoding YdeI/OmpD-associated family protein, with the translated sequence MRIPDELQAAIAAEPKARAMFEKLSAQNRFAPAFRTHTMKTEAGRKKKIETLVAMLKRGETIYPQRKK
- a CDS encoding serine/threonine protein kinase; its protein translation is MDRTLAPSLHPALLPPGTVLGTWRVERWAGRGMYGTVYQAVPVGAEPAAPVALKVAFLQGDPRFAREVELLSRMSHLHVPRLVGHGEWQAPDGARYPFIAMEWIEGVPLYDWARLHPVSCHHVRHWLIQLARALASLHAQGGFHRDVKGGNVLVRRADGSAVLTDFGTGIYAGATTLTPPNFYPGTPAYQAPESVLFERQFSEDFTARYQASPADDLYALGVTACRLLTGEYPEMGEFTRDEHGTWHLGAVRLPPALLKGPRVEPRLRAVVLRLLSVHPEQRGTAEELAEALERQDAFVEVRAGHVLSRATVRHWLPGAAAGLLLALGAQWMAAERASKEHPVAQGITSEVSSSETGPARLAEAAVSESLEPAPPDSTRGGVTDDLLPEPLPGQTRPDEKGRCPRKGQVALNKGCWAANAVDREGCEELDGQMFKGTCYVPFMPRGRRPNNSSMDKR
- a CDS encoding anti-phage dCTP deaminase — protein: MGDDGMGHEDSQSQADKDELNRRAASSDPELVIALVGAIGTDLAAVAKALSTALMAEANYEARTIRLSSLLHEIEGLDSPLSLSGDKLRYYKEHMQAGTELRRKMKCADAMAWLALSAIRQERDNMIRADRRNTRRAFILHSLKRREEVESLRKIYGPAFFLLSAYAPRDKRVDKLSRSISESRGLWLSMEFRSEAEALVRTDERDLDEPMGQDVQRAFPEADVFIDATNPKEMERSIKRFVRLVFGHPFHTPTRSEWGIFFAKAAAMRSAALGRQVGSAITSRSGELLAVGTNEVPKAGGGLYWEDDEPDGRDFVGGEDTSDRHKHDLISELLRLLQKEKWLADTYRELDVQELRERVLKKDEVAPGPWRDSRVMNIIEFMRPVHAEMAALMEAARRGVSVQGSVMYVTTFPCHECARHIIAAGISRVVYIDPYPKSLAADLYSDSITLEGSEGSSTGKVIFSPFVGIAPRKYTEFFELKGDRKAKDGSVLPWVPTKVVPKHPGNYTVYWAMEAEYLFRFASIVEAIGLKFRGAVQSREESSSEQTGLAQSADRGREGGDS